A window from Chrysemys picta bellii isolate R12L10 chromosome 2, ASM1138683v2, whole genome shotgun sequence encodes these proteins:
- the NPM2 gene encoding nucleoplasmin-2 isoform X1, with protein sequence MALNSSANSSSKSEKPVSLIWGCELNHEKQTYTFKIPDEWKYEQQLALRTICLGEKAKDEFNVVEIVPSEDSQDTTPVPLATLKPSVLPMATMVGVELTPPVTFRLRAGSGPVYITGQHVTCKRMERVVPDLSWDEEEEEEEEVAEEEESQEDSPPKAIKHPASNKRGSIAKKKKMEKEEENNVPSDDDVLPSKGRGAGRGRKPAVKK encoded by the exons ATGGCTCTTAACAGTAGTGCCAACAGCAGCAGTAAATCTGAGAAGCCAGTGTCTCTAATCTGGG GATGTGAACTAAACCATGAGAAGCAAACCTATACATTCAAGATCCCAGATGAATGGAAGTATGAGCAGCAGCTGGCCCTGCGGACA ATCTGCCTAGGAGAAAAAGCCAAAGATGAGTTCAATGTTGTGGAGATTGTACCCTCTGAGGACAGCCAGGATACCACGCCTGTGCCCCTAGCAACTCTGAAACCTTCAGTACTGCCAATG GCCACCATGGTGGGGGTTGAGCTGACTCCTCCTGTCACCTTCAGGTTGAGAGCTGGCTCTGGCCCAGTCTACATCACTGGACAACATGTTACATGTAAGCGAATGGAGCGAG TGGTACCAGATCTCTcctgggatgaggaggaggaggaagaggaggaggtggctgAGGAAGAAGAATCTCAGGAGGATTCTCCCCCCAAAGCCATCAAGCATCCAGCTTCCAACAAGCGGGGTAGCATTGCCAAG AAGAAGAAGatggagaaagaggaagagaa CAACGTTCCTTCTGATGATGATGTCCTTCCCAGCAAG GGAAGAGGAGCTGGCAGAGGGAGAAAGCCAGCAGTGAAGAAATAG
- the NPM2 gene encoding nucleoplasmin-2 isoform X3 gives MALNSSANSSSKSEKPVSLIWGCELNHEKQTYTFKIPDEWKYEQQLALRTICLGEKAKDEFNVVEIVPSEDSQDTTPVPLATLKPSVLPMATMVGVELTPPVTFRLRAGSGPVYITGQHVTLVPDLSWDEEEEEEEEVAEEEESQEDSPPKAIKHPASNKRGSIAKKKKMEKEEENNVPSDDDVLPSKGRGAGRGRKPAVKK, from the exons ATGGCTCTTAACAGTAGTGCCAACAGCAGCAGTAAATCTGAGAAGCCAGTGTCTCTAATCTGGG GATGTGAACTAAACCATGAGAAGCAAACCTATACATTCAAGATCCCAGATGAATGGAAGTATGAGCAGCAGCTGGCCCTGCGGACA ATCTGCCTAGGAGAAAAAGCCAAAGATGAGTTCAATGTTGTGGAGATTGTACCCTCTGAGGACAGCCAGGATACCACGCCTGTGCCCCTAGCAACTCTGAAACCTTCAGTACTGCCAATG GCCACCATGGTGGGGGTTGAGCTGACTCCTCCTGTCACCTTCAGGTTGAGAGCTGGCTCTGGCCCAGTCTACATCACTGGACAACATGTTACAT TGGTACCAGATCTCTcctgggatgaggaggaggaggaagaggaggaggtggctgAGGAAGAAGAATCTCAGGAGGATTCTCCCCCCAAAGCCATCAAGCATCCAGCTTCCAACAAGCGGGGTAGCATTGCCAAG AAGAAGAAGatggagaaagaggaagagaa CAACGTTCCTTCTGATGATGATGTCCTTCCCAGCAAG GGAAGAGGAGCTGGCAGAGGGAGAAAGCCAGCAGTGAAGAAATAG
- the NPM2 gene encoding nucleoplasmin-2 isoform X2 codes for MALNSSANSSSKSEKPVSLIWGCELNHEKQTYTFKIPDEWKYEQQLALRTICLGEKAKDEFNVVEIVPSEDSQDTTPVPLATLKPSVLPMATMVGVELTPPVTFRLRAGSGPVYITGQHVTCKRMERVVPDLSWDEEEEEEEEVAEEEESQEDSPPKAIKHPASNKRGSIAKKKMEKEEENNVPSDDDVLPSKGRGAGRGRKPAVKK; via the exons ATGGCTCTTAACAGTAGTGCCAACAGCAGCAGTAAATCTGAGAAGCCAGTGTCTCTAATCTGGG GATGTGAACTAAACCATGAGAAGCAAACCTATACATTCAAGATCCCAGATGAATGGAAGTATGAGCAGCAGCTGGCCCTGCGGACA ATCTGCCTAGGAGAAAAAGCCAAAGATGAGTTCAATGTTGTGGAGATTGTACCCTCTGAGGACAGCCAGGATACCACGCCTGTGCCCCTAGCAACTCTGAAACCTTCAGTACTGCCAATG GCCACCATGGTGGGGGTTGAGCTGACTCCTCCTGTCACCTTCAGGTTGAGAGCTGGCTCTGGCCCAGTCTACATCACTGGACAACATGTTACATGTAAGCGAATGGAGCGAG TGGTACCAGATCTCTcctgggatgaggaggaggaggaagaggaggaggtggctgAGGAAGAAGAATCTCAGGAGGATTCTCCCCCCAAAGCCATCAAGCATCCAGCTTCCAACAAGCGGGGTAGCATTGCCAAG AAGAAGatggagaaagaggaagagaa CAACGTTCCTTCTGATGATGATGTCCTTCCCAGCAAG GGAAGAGGAGCTGGCAGAGGGAGAAAGCCAGCAGTGAAGAAATAG
- the NPM2 gene encoding nucleoplasmin-2 isoform X4 — protein MALNSSANSSSKSEKPVSLIWGCELNHEKQTYTFKIPDEWKYEQQLALRTICLGEKAKDEFNVVEIVPSEDSQDTTPVPLATLKPSVLPMATMVGVELTPPVTFRLRAGSGPVYITGQHVTLVPDLSWDEEEEEEEEVAEEEESQEDSPPKAIKHPASNKRGSIAKKKMEKEEENNVPSDDDVLPSKGRGAGRGRKPAVKK, from the exons ATGGCTCTTAACAGTAGTGCCAACAGCAGCAGTAAATCTGAGAAGCCAGTGTCTCTAATCTGGG GATGTGAACTAAACCATGAGAAGCAAACCTATACATTCAAGATCCCAGATGAATGGAAGTATGAGCAGCAGCTGGCCCTGCGGACA ATCTGCCTAGGAGAAAAAGCCAAAGATGAGTTCAATGTTGTGGAGATTGTACCCTCTGAGGACAGCCAGGATACCACGCCTGTGCCCCTAGCAACTCTGAAACCTTCAGTACTGCCAATG GCCACCATGGTGGGGGTTGAGCTGACTCCTCCTGTCACCTTCAGGTTGAGAGCTGGCTCTGGCCCAGTCTACATCACTGGACAACATGTTACAT TGGTACCAGATCTCTcctgggatgaggaggaggaggaagaggaggaggtggctgAGGAAGAAGAATCTCAGGAGGATTCTCCCCCCAAAGCCATCAAGCATCCAGCTTCCAACAAGCGGGGTAGCATTGCCAAG AAGAAGatggagaaagaggaagagaa CAACGTTCCTTCTGATGATGATGTCCTTCCCAGCAAG GGAAGAGGAGCTGGCAGAGGGAGAAAGCCAGCAGTGAAGAAATAG